One window of Flavobacterium dauae genomic DNA carries:
- a CDS encoding PRTRC system protein B: MNDITDNFGTLYYPKSALVFYETTGTETDIYVEHFDMDSNGNPINAHPLTVKEANLLAKSLQTDEERNKAFLKPKGILPTNILHINPSEKGTVIWYTKAQKRQLYFVESLGIQSGTAHVPAMVWKADKNHLAVYALATDRRPNDKTKLHYAPFFNIYKDGKVCMGTVSIDIKNSVSVEEFIQAWEDYFFNSYFSHLMGYNPTRGYCDSLWKYLIKTGENFPKERLKKNDKTLKNILR, translated from the coding sequence ATGAATGATATAACCGACAATTTCGGAACATTGTACTATCCAAAATCCGCTTTGGTTTTCTACGAAACCACAGGAACGGAAACAGATATATACGTGGAACACTTTGATATGGACAGTAACGGAAACCCTATCAACGCCCACCCCTTGACCGTAAAGGAGGCTAACCTATTAGCTAAATCTTTGCAGACCGATGAAGAAAGGAACAAAGCCTTTTTAAAACCAAAGGGAATTTTACCGACCAACATTCTGCATATCAATCCGAGCGAAAAAGGTACGGTAATATGGTACACCAAAGCACAGAAAAGACAACTGTATTTTGTGGAAAGTCTGGGCATACAGAGCGGAACGGCACACGTACCCGCTATGGTTTGGAAAGCAGACAAAAACCACCTTGCAGTCTATGCCCTTGCAACTGACAGAAGACCGAACGATAAAACTAAACTGCATTACGCCCCTTTTTTCAATATCTATAAAGACGGTAAAGTTTGTATGGGTACGGTAAGCATAGACATCAAAAATTCCGTATCGGTAGAGGAATTTATACAGGCTTGGGAAGACTACTTTTTCAATAGCTATTTCAGTCATTTAATGGGATACAACCCAACAAGAGGATATTGTGACAGTTTATGGAAGTATTTGATAAAAACAGGCGAAAATTTTCCAAAAGAGAGGTTGAAAAAGAATGACAAAACCCTAAAAAATATATTGCGATGA
- a CDS encoding PRTRC system ThiF family protein, with amino-acid sequence MKTAKEICSERSRTKIHFTDNYLLNPTNPISVNLIGAGGTGSKVLTALMEMNHSLIALGHAGLQVRLWDDDIITTANLGRQRFFESETGLYKSVALINRVNRCVGTNWKAETRKFEKDKFGRLPENARATITITCVDNVKARFEVAEILKELNHGYNKHRHNKPVYWVDFGNSQQTGQVLLSTVGDIQQPNSEKYQTVASLPMVTDEFGELLKQSEQEDNTPSCSLADALQKQDLFINSSLAQVGCSLLWNLFRNGMTPYRGFFLNLKDFTTHPIKVA; translated from the coding sequence ATGAAAACAGCGAAAGAAATTTGTAGTGAGCGTAGTCGAACTAAAATACATTTTACGGACAATTATCTATTAAATCCCACAAACCCAATTTCGGTAAACCTAATCGGAGCAGGTGGCACAGGTTCAAAGGTTTTGACTGCCTTAATGGAAATGAACCACAGCTTAATCGCATTGGGACACGCAGGATTACAGGTGCGTTTGTGGGACGATGATATTATCACAACTGCAAACTTGGGCAGACAGCGTTTTTTTGAAAGTGAAACAGGCTTGTACAAATCCGTTGCACTCATAAACCGTGTAAACAGGTGTGTCGGTACGAATTGGAAAGCCGAAACCCGAAAGTTTGAAAAGGACAAGTTTGGCAGACTGCCCGAAAATGCAAGGGCAACCATTACGATTACTTGTGTGGACAATGTCAAGGCACGGTTTGAAGTGGCTGAAATTCTGAAAGAACTAAATCACGGCTATAACAAGCATCGCCATAATAAACCCGTATATTGGGTTGATTTTGGGAACAGCCAACAGACAGGGCAAGTGTTGCTATCTACGGTAGGCGATATTCAACAACCCAATTCAGAAAAGTACCAAACGGTGGCAAGCCTGCCAATGGTTACAGATGAATTTGGCGAACTGCTCAAACAGTCCGAACAGGAAGACAACACGCCAAGTTGTTCCCTTGCCGATGCCCTGCAAAAACAGGATTTATTTATCAATTCATCGCTGGCACAAGTGGGTTGCTCTTTACTGTGGAACTTGTTCCGCAACGGTATGACACCATACAGGGGATTTTTCCTTAATTTAAAAGACTTTACTACCCACCCTATAAAAGTCGCCTGA
- a CDS encoding TrlF family AAA-like ATPase, producing MINNQAKFYRGDLHIHSYGAFGSYDVTDTTMTPQSIVDTAIEKNIKIISITDHNEIQNSYQAIEYAKDKDILVIPGIEVSTTQGHLLLYFEKFEELRSFYGHLTINRETNICTQGIVECLNFANQYNGFGILAHIELTSGFEKSIGRFSPQMEEIFKCKNLLAFEIKSKNYIDLYTENDTTESKKDRVNLIKLRIKHLNLDKDYNLPKVISSDSHTLIGLGKNADGEDKLTRYKVDELNFYSVKIALQYYESRIRLENQIPSQRPYIKEIKLTGGLFKDAHITLSSNLTCIIGSRGAGKSTLLESIREATGNKSKYGVVDSEVWPQQIDLCYFDEANQRIDFVREKNNSVRNVTDPINGINRIEIETYGQGETAETLQHSDENPQVLISFLDSFLNISSYINEDEELINQLLENQSESKKLRIDLLTYDETLKALKNEEKKLENLKKEKAGELVTFQNSLIKEREIRTDLIKKLNDLIKAYRDIFSDDNHFKSFLALTDEEIVVGKDYFQTVKNLVNEFSEVVKNKSNELNSELNQKIESLKVELQKWSEKEKEIQEKIDLKKAQFEQQGIPFDLGKINQISKDILDYQKKIEKLDKDKILLKSYQDERIELIKKRISIKEDILRIRKEFSKKANENLKNTIEGFFITIKYKSGLYSTELEELLKQKMDWRQNKKSKLISNNFSVFEFLEICKNKNVDKLKEIKDDSENYVFSESEANSIINKIQENYNYEDFEALRFDDLPEVTITRTYEDENGALKYLSKPLSKLSLGQQQSVLLGILMLSDSNKPLIIDQPEDNLDSEFVFKTIVKNLRKIKEQRQVIIVTHNPNIAVLGDAELIIPLKSTSVLTHIMNAGSIDRTDTRSICCEILEGGERAFRQREEIYGLK from the coding sequence ATGATAAACAATCAAGCAAAATTTTATAGAGGAGATTTACATATTCATTCTTACGGAGCTTTTGGCTCTTATGATGTTACCGATACTACTATGACTCCTCAATCGATAGTAGATACAGCTATTGAAAAAAACATAAAAATTATAAGTATTACTGATCATAATGAAATACAGAATTCTTATCAAGCAATAGAGTATGCAAAAGATAAAGATATTCTTGTAATTCCAGGAATTGAGGTAAGCACAACCCAAGGTCATTTACTTCTGTATTTTGAAAAATTTGAAGAACTACGTAGTTTTTATGGTCATTTAACGATTAATAGAGAAACGAATATATGCACTCAAGGAATTGTAGAATGTTTAAATTTTGCAAATCAATATAATGGTTTTGGAATTTTAGCCCATATTGAACTAACGTCTGGATTCGAAAAGTCAATAGGTAGATTTAGTCCACAAATGGAGGAAATATTTAAATGTAAAAATTTATTAGCATTTGAAATTAAATCTAAAAATTACATTGATTTATATACTGAAAATGATACAACTGAATCTAAAAAGGATAGAGTAAACTTAATCAAGTTAAGAATAAAGCATTTAAATCTAGACAAAGATTATAATTTGCCTAAAGTAATTTCATCTGATTCACACACATTAATTGGATTGGGGAAAAATGCGGATGGAGAAGATAAATTGACTAGATATAAAGTTGATGAACTTAATTTTTATTCTGTTAAAATTGCATTACAATATTATGAATCAAGAATTAGATTGGAAAATCAAATTCCAAGTCAAAGACCTTATATTAAGGAAATTAAATTGACTGGTGGATTATTTAAAGATGCTCATATTACTTTAAGCAGTAATCTTACTTGTATAATTGGTAGTCGAGGTGCAGGCAAATCTACTTTATTAGAATCAATTCGTGAGGCTACAGGAAATAAATCTAAATATGGTGTTGTAGACTCGGAAGTATGGCCGCAACAAATAGATTTATGTTATTTTGACGAAGCAAATCAAAGAATTGATTTCGTTAGAGAAAAAAATAATTCTGTTAGAAATGTTACAGATCCAATTAATGGAATAAACAGAATTGAAATTGAAACTTATGGTCAAGGTGAAACAGCTGAAACACTACAACATAGTGATGAAAATCCGCAAGTTTTAATTTCATTTTTAGACAGTTTTTTAAATATTTCAAGTTATATAAATGAGGATGAAGAATTAATAAATCAACTATTAGAAAACCAAAGTGAATCAAAAAAGCTTAGGATTGATTTATTAACCTATGATGAGACATTAAAAGCATTGAAAAATGAGGAAAAAAAACTTGAGAATTTAAAGAAAGAAAAAGCAGGAGAATTAGTTACTTTTCAAAATTCACTTATTAAAGAAAGAGAGATAAGAACTGATTTAATTAAAAAGTTGAATGACTTAATAAAAGCATATAGAGATATATTTTCAGATGATAACCATTTTAAATCTTTTTTAGCTTTAACTGACGAAGAGATAGTTGTTGGAAAAGATTATTTCCAAACAGTAAAAAATCTTGTAAATGAATTCTCTGAAGTAGTAAAAAACAAATCGAATGAATTAAATTCAGAATTGAATCAAAAGATTGAAAGTTTAAAAGTAGAATTACAAAAGTGGTCAGAAAAGGAAAAAGAAATACAAGAAAAAATTGATTTAAAAAAGGCTCAATTTGAGCAACAAGGAATTCCTTTTGATTTAGGCAAAATAAATCAAATTTCTAAAGATATATTAGATTATCAAAAAAAGATAGAAAAGCTAGATAAAGATAAAATTCTACTCAAAAGCTATCAAGATGAGCGTATAGAGCTAATAAAAAAGAGGATATCTATAAAAGAAGATATATTACGCATAAGAAAAGAGTTTTCAAAAAAAGCCAATGAAAATCTTAAAAATACAATCGAAGGTTTTTTTATAACAATTAAATACAAAAGCGGACTATATTCAACAGAATTAGAAGAATTATTAAAGCAAAAAATGGATTGGCGTCAAAATAAAAAATCCAAACTAATCTCTAATAATTTTTCAGTATTTGAATTTTTAGAAATTTGTAAAAATAAAAATGTAGATAAACTAAAAGAAATAAAAGATGATAGTGAAAATTATGTTTTTTCAGAATCAGAAGCAAATTCAATTATAAATAAAATTCAGGAAAATTATAATTATGAGGATTTTGAGGCTTTAAGATTTGATGATTTACCTGAAGTAACAATAACAAGGACTTACGAAGATGAAAATGGAGCTTTAAAATATCTATCTAAACCATTATCAAAACTTTCTTTAGGACAACAACAATCTGTTCTACTTGGAATTCTAATGCTTTCAGATAGTAATAAACCGTTAATCATAGACCAGCCTGAAGATAATTTAGATAGTGAGTTTGTCTTTAAAACAATTGTGAAAAATCTAAGAAAGATTAAGGAACAAAGACAAGTTATAATTGTTACTCATAATCCTAATATAGCTGTTTTGGGAGATGCGGAACTTATTATACCTCTAAAAAGTACAAGCGTATTAACTCATATAATGAATGCTGGTTCAATAGATAGAACTGATACAAGAAGTATCTGTTGTGAAATTTTAGAAGGTGGTGAAAGGGCTTTTAGACAGAGAGAAGAAATATATGGATTAAAATAA
- a CDS encoding response regulator transcription factor, giving the protein METTNKPQQTLAFINDKSPILDAVCNNLIASGIEVVFRSENIEYGLSQLSTLEKLPKVCIIDLNFYERNVLEQLRELKTKYPSIKLIAHSDIDDDKVGKKLLDLGFSSCLLVGSGVDDFRKAIEKVVES; this is encoded by the coding sequence ATGGAAACAACAAACAAACCCCAGCAAACCCTTGCCTTTATCAACGATAAAAGCCCAATCTTAGATGCTGTCTGCAACAACCTTATTGCTTCAGGAATTGAGGTAGTGTTCCGTTCGGAGAATATTGAATACGGATTATCGCAATTATCAACATTAGAAAAATTACCAAAGGTCTGCATTATAGACCTCAATTTTTATGAGAGGAATGTGCTGGAACAGCTTCGGGAATTAAAGACAAAATACCCAAGCATCAAACTAATTGCCCACAGCGATATTGATGATGATAAAGTAGGAAAAAAACTTCTGGATTTGGGTTTTTCGAGTTGTCTACTGGTTGGTAGTGGTGTTGATGATTTTAGAAAAGCCATTGAAAAAGTTGTAGAAAGTTAA
- a CDS encoding helix-turn-helix domain-containing protein — translation MCLMKTPYTLRFREEYIKKELLATELLSEWCRFPLEFSQKNMFYRCRQSKILRQLFNYSPFFIDLVEVNSDKPFEFMFKVHGKQVFLFFMLMGNMEFYDNSNRLIAHTLENNFLMSFYDSGLYNVKVGSGTHIALVITIHPEWLEKVSLEYRNIYRILEEFNKGTNPYQAMYQGKIDRNLHRWLGKVYNSQKQDIAVFDGFLRMYMALMLKHYDKLLDNHWLTFDIRQFIHENLTDENLGIDMLCEHFNLTKRALRYQFMQTFGENILTYCKNKRMELADQLMRAGNLTIAEVYMRVGYKEESTFRYHFNRYKP, via the coding sequence ATGTGCCTTATGAAGACACCTTACACCCTTCGTTTCAGGGAAGAATACATTAAAAAAGAGTTATTGGCAACTGAACTGCTTTCTGAATGGTGCCGCTTTCCTTTGGAGTTTAGCCAAAAGAATATGTTTTACCGTTGCAGGCAGTCAAAAATCCTCCGCCAGTTGTTTAATTACAGCCCTTTCTTTATTGATTTGGTCGAGGTAAATTCCGACAAGCCTTTCGAGTTCATGTTCAAAGTCCATGGCAAACAGGTGTTTCTGTTTTTTATGCTTATGGGCAATATGGAATTTTACGACAATTCAAACCGCCTGATAGCTCATACCCTTGAAAATAATTTTTTGATGTCATTTTATGATTCCGGACTGTATAATGTGAAGGTGGGCAGCGGAACGCATATCGCCTTAGTTATCACCATCCACCCTGAATGGTTAGAAAAAGTTAGTCTGGAATACAGAAATATCTATCGCATACTTGAAGAGTTTAATAAAGGAACCAACCCTTACCAGGCGATGTACCAAGGTAAAATTGACAGAAACCTGCACCGCTGGCTGGGAAAAGTTTATAACAGCCAGAAACAGGATATTGCGGTGTTTGACGGATTTCTCAGAATGTACATGGCACTGATGCTGAAGCATTACGACAAGCTGCTCGATAATCATTGGCTTACATTTGATATCCGGCAGTTTATCCATGAAAACCTGACCGATGAAAATTTAGGGATTGATATGTTGTGTGAACATTTCAACTTAACCAAACGTGCACTGCGTTACCAGTTTATGCAGACCTTTGGTGAAAATATTCTGACCTATTGTAAAAACAAACGGATGGAACTCGCAGACCAACTGATGCGGGCAGGCAACCTTACCATTGCCGAAGTGTATATGCGAGTGGGCTATAAAGAAGAAAGTACCTTTCGCTACCATTTTAACCGATACAAACCCTGA
- a CDS encoding Ig domain-containing protein, with the protein MADYNPDSHFFVDDSNLSNAAAANLASDAFGPVSGSSTTKYRTTSFVRASALTKVFAICDGEIMIQPQTGEPTKVNLILKPAASAPYAPVKIKYFIYRGVNKSDLIDNNILVDVNESDPNQPIFLQKLWKHFIDFNMPFYEQGLIDTPPETFPAFLIGYDESQDGDTLIEHYFKRNNDGGNIIFYQIPTCKRGEFLGNFTGRIGLDVVLDYGDYELTNQDELFRLDLNFARQAEHIFDIANIPNSTPIKIKRYKEYIHQFLDAAAFWGSHIECGKIRTISAPNGISSATDIFTNILNKYQTKNKLYFYIQAERTRTYNYYDDTRKVHGIDSAEILNDTNGWPIIIKEKTFSSTNRSLKIGLEYFIDPNIHPLNRCVSLTVLVGNNDLSTYPKAERPEFILGYVNKIFNYDISLLYDDPTITGYRIGTGTLPGGLSLTGSTGLISGTPLAFYAKQTLEFRADTPSGYISRSKDIAINPLIETTSIKFAFNGTKSCANFVFIFGDIIQESSPITYFNNLWPVNLGSTLSLPDNEINLTHWINFDRNQVKNFDDVLNLSASIQHKIIFDNGLNTSPIGPNPPTKSRRTYLAGMKNNTNQNPNYDTTSFTAAFEKQIPDTDNYFSKLFNDPNFIIYKGKFEDNLTSNVINCLSLFNDNDYTKKYSFFHLGITEEEFNKLIYDSPVVPPTPPYNNPPQLLPRDADNVFFFLEEATGFTTPNVKKFRLGLQYEDNAGALQILYPSTANTVHVYTIDGYLFCSPEYADYQPFFADFPKSKAEFRVTQPYLGEFGFDWMRIGDSGADGDVDYKNHIGKLYYHSNHNKIIIDSNEPDGFFKPNPQLYSKLELEYTPFPTQFDNSNEIHKYYVPKITIYPTYQPVPTPGIDLDTQSIFGSTPDLVTVNRIAKVSLNISITNPPQNIDFLYDSNVLELHNLSGQINTQTDGVYDINITSKISFGTPQIVKVLAHYGNNQEVIGLLIIKPNHRSLRYSKKLLFVDVITNISGQPAPIPLKFTFTQHALHLKQFLRQIHTTPQFDSEVIDFVTNPDSKFDTDYVGVNSVGAPVIIGYNQHTPASPYDVVDYLYNTKLVSEQGTGSKYDKHFKIFFFHDVGGKIDSAGNYSGLSGYSNGTDKLVDFPNTLPSTTTHEFLHTANVQHTFAAYEASKFAKFTYQSWKTDNILDYSDIGPNPRFPTISLFEWQGEIAKKEFDPEP; encoded by the coding sequence ATGGCAGACTATAATCCAGACTCACATTTCTTTGTTGACGATAGTAATTTATCAAATGCAGCTGCGGCGAATTTGGCATCAGATGCATTTGGCCCTGTCAGCGGTAGTTCGACCACAAAATATAGAACTACTTCCTTTGTACGGGCATCTGCCTTGACTAAGGTTTTTGCTATTTGTGACGGTGAAATTATGATACAACCACAAACAGGTGAACCTACAAAAGTGAATTTAATATTAAAACCTGCTGCATCTGCACCTTATGCACCTGTAAAAATTAAATACTTTATATATCGGGGAGTAAATAAAAGTGATTTAATAGATAACAATATTTTAGTTGATGTAAATGAATCAGACCCTAATCAACCTATTTTTCTGCAAAAGCTATGGAAACATTTTATTGATTTCAATATGCCATTTTATGAGCAGGGGCTTATTGATACACCACCTGAAACCTTTCCTGCATTTTTGATTGGTTATGATGAAAGTCAGGATGGTGATACACTTATTGAACATTATTTTAAAAGAAATAACGATGGAGGAAATATTATTTTCTATCAGATACCAACTTGTAAAAGAGGTGAATTCTTAGGAAATTTTACAGGAAGAATAGGACTTGATGTGGTACTGGATTATGGAGACTACGAACTTACTAACCAGGACGAGTTATTTAGGTTAGATTTAAACTTTGCCCGTCAAGCAGAACACATCTTTGATATTGCTAATATTCCTAATTCCACTCCTATAAAAATAAAACGTTATAAAGAATACATTCATCAATTTTTAGATGCTGCCGCATTCTGGGGTTCACATATAGAATGTGGTAAAATTCGTACTATTAGTGCTCCAAATGGAATATCATCTGCTACTGATATTTTTACCAACATTTTAAATAAGTATCAGACAAAGAACAAATTGTATTTTTATATACAAGCCGAAAGAACCAGAACATACAACTACTACGATGATACAAGAAAAGTTCATGGCATAGATTCCGCTGAAATTTTAAATGACACTAATGGGTGGCCTATTATTATCAAAGAAAAAACTTTTTCATCCACGAATAGAAGTCTTAAGATTGGTTTAGAATACTTTATAGACCCCAATATCCACCCCTTAAACAGATGTGTTTCTTTAACTGTATTAGTTGGGAATAATGATCTTTCCACTTATCCAAAAGCCGAACGCCCTGAATTCATTTTAGGATATGTCAACAAAATATTTAATTATGATATATCTTTGTTATATGATGACCCTACAATAACTGGTTATCGTATTGGGACAGGTACTTTGCCAGGTGGATTATCCCTCACTGGATCAACTGGGTTAATTTCTGGAACACCTTTAGCTTTCTATGCTAAACAAACCTTAGAATTCAGAGCAGATACTCCTTCGGGATATATTTCTAGGAGTAAAGACATTGCAATAAATCCATTGATTGAAACGACATCAATAAAATTTGCCTTTAACGGGACAAAATCATGTGCCAATTTTGTTTTTATTTTTGGAGACATAATTCAAGAATCCTCACCGATCACTTATTTTAATAATCTCTGGCCTGTTAATTTAGGAAGTACCTTAAGTTTACCAGATAATGAAATTAACTTAACTCATTGGATTAATTTTGATAGAAATCAGGTTAAAAACTTTGATGATGTTTTAAACCTATCTGCAAGCATACAGCATAAAATCATTTTTGACAATGGTTTAAATACAAGCCCGATTGGTCCCAATCCACCTACAAAAAGTAGGAGGACTTATTTAGCTGGGATGAAAAATAATACAAATCAAAATCCAAATTACGATACAACTTCATTTACAGCTGCTTTCGAAAAGCAAATACCCGACACTGATAACTATTTTTCAAAATTATTTAATGACCCCAACTTTATTATATATAAAGGTAAGTTTGAAGATAATTTAACTTCAAATGTTATTAATTGTTTGTCATTGTTTAATGATAATGATTATACTAAAAAATATAGTTTTTTTCATTTAGGAATAACTGAAGAGGAATTTAACAAACTAATATATGATAGTCCTGTTGTCCCGCCGACACCGCCATACAATAACCCGCCACAGTTATTACCCAGAGATGCAGATAATGTATTCTTCTTTTTAGAAGAAGCTACAGGCTTTACTACCCCTAACGTAAAGAAATTCAGGTTAGGCTTACAATATGAGGATAATGCAGGTGCATTGCAAATCCTTTATCCTTCAACAGCTAATACTGTACATGTCTATACAATAGATGGATACTTGTTCTGTTCACCTGAATATGCAGACTACCAACCATTTTTTGCTGATTTCCCTAAAAGTAAAGCAGAGTTTAGAGTAACTCAACCATATCTAGGTGAATTTGGATTTGATTGGATGAGAATAGGTGATTCTGGTGCTGATGGAGATGTAGACTATAAAAATCATATTGGTAAATTATACTATCATTCCAATCATAATAAAATTATTATAGATAGCAATGAGCCTGATGGCTTTTTTAAACCTAATCCACAACTTTATAGTAAATTAGAATTAGAATACACCCCTTTTCCTACGCAATTTGATAATAGTAACGAGATACATAAATATTATGTCCCTAAAATCACAATTTATCCAACATACCAACCGGTACCCACTCCAGGAATTGATTTAGATACACAGTCTATATTTGGGTCTACACCAGATCTCGTAACAGTTAATAGAATTGCTAAAGTATCGTTGAATATTTCTATTACCAACCCTCCTCAAAATATAGATTTCTTATATGATAGTAATGTTTTAGAACTACACAATCTAAGTGGACAAATTAACACTCAGACAGATGGAGTTTATGATATAAACATTACTTCAAAGATAAGTTTTGGGACACCTCAAATTGTAAAAGTACTAGCACATTATGGTAATAATCAAGAAGTTATAGGATTGTTAATTATTAAACCAAATCACCGTTCACTTAGATATTCTAAGAAGCTATTATTTGTAGATGTTATAACTAATATATCTGGACAACCAGCTCCAATACCATTAAAATTTACTTTTACACAGCATGCTTTACACCTTAAGCAGTTTTTACGTCAAATACATACTACCCCACAATTCGATAGTGAAGTTATTGACTTTGTTACCAATCCTGATTCTAAATTCGATACTGATTATGTAGGTGTTAATAGTGTTGGAGCACCTGTAATTATAGGTTACAACCAACATACTCCTGCTTCTCCTTATGATGTTGTAGATTATCTTTATAACACAAAACTTGTAAGTGAGCAAGGAACAGGCTCAAAATATGATAAACATTTTAAGATCTTCTTTTTCCATGATGTTGGTGGCAAAATTGATAGTGCAGGCAATTATAGTGGATTATCCGGATATTCAAATGGGACGGATAAATTGGTAGATTTTCCTAATACCCTTCCTTCTACAACAACACATGAATTTTTACATACAGCCAATGTCCAACATACATTTGCTGCTTATGAAGCTTCTAAATTTGCAAAATTTACCTACCAAAGTTGGAAAACGGATAACATCTTGGATTATTCAGATATTGGACCTAACCCTAGATTTCCAACAATCTCACTATTTGAGTGGCAAGGTGAGATCGCAAAAAAAGAATTTGACCCAGAACCTTAA